A stretch of Ipomoea triloba cultivar NCNSP0323 chromosome 11, ASM357664v1 DNA encodes these proteins:
- the LOC115995663 gene encoding COP9 signalosome complex subunit 1-like — protein METEEDQSGLMVDEIYANGGAVTNDGSNRQRPIINGEQLDVEAYASLYSGRTKIVRLLFIADRCDNVSMQLEALRMAYEEIKKGENSQLFREVVQKICGRLGPNYEMDSAWAYAVDRRAEQRKERLENELNAYRTNLIKESIRMGYNDFGDFYYAHGQLGEALKNYVRTRDYCTTAKHIIHMCLNVILASIEMGQFTHVLSYVTKAEQALDSFDNATAAKLCCAAGLAHLEAKKYKLAARKFLEVGQELANEYNEVIAPQDVATYGGLCALASFDRAELKSKVIDNVNFRNFLELVPEIRELIQDFYTSRYASCFGYLENLKTNLLLDIHLHDHVETLYNQIRNKALIQYTHPFVSVDLHMMANAFKTNVAGLEKELEALITENEIQARIDSHNKILYARHADQRNATFQRVLQTGREFDRDVKAMLLRTSLLKYEYNHRSRKH, from the exons ATGGAAACGGAGGAAGATCAGTCGGGTTTGATGGTCGACGAGATCTACGCCAACGGCGGAGCCGTCACCAACGACGGTTCCAATCGCCAACGCCCGATCATTAACGGCGAACAGCTTGATGTCGAGGCCTACGCCTCTCTGTACAGCGGCCGCACCAAAATCGTGCGTCTGCTCTTTATCGCTGACCGGTGCGACAACGTTTCGATGCAACTGGAAGCTCTGCGAATGGCCTATGAAGAAATTAAGAAGGGCGAGAATTCGCAGCTGTTCCGCGAGGTTGTTCAGAAGATTTGTGGACGTTTGGGACCAAATTACGAGATGGATTCTGCGTGGGCCTATGCAGTGGACCGCCGGGCCGAGCAGAGGAAGGAGAGGCTCGAGAATGAGCTCAATGCATATAGG ACAAATCTGATCAAAGAGAGCATTAGGATGGGATACAATGATTTTGGAGATTTCTATTATGCTCATGGGCAACTTGGGGAGGCTTTGAAGAATTATGTCCGGACACGTGATTATTGCACAACAGCAAAGCATATAATTCACATGTGTTTGAATGTTATTCTTGCCAGCATTGAGATGGGTCAGTTCACCCATGTCTTGAGTTATGTTACCAAAGCAGAGCAAGCTCTTGATTCCTTTGACAATGCTACAGCTGCTAAACTTTGTTGTGCTGCTGGGTTGGCTCACTTAGAGGctaaaaaatataaacttgctGCTCGGAAG TTCTTGGAAGTTGGTCAAGAATTAGCGAATGAGTACAATGAAGTAATTGCACCCCAAGATGTTGCAACATATGGTGGGCTTTGTGCACTTGCAAGTTTTGATCGAGCAGAACTGAag AGCAAAGTTATAGACAATGTTAACTTCAGAAATTTTTTAGAGTTGGTACCTGAAATTCGAGAACTTATCCAGGATTTCTACACAAG TCGTTATGCATCATGTTTTGGGTATCTCGAAAACCTCAAAACAAACCTATTGCTTGACATTCATTTGCATGACCATGTTGAGACGCTGTATAATCAAATCCGCAACAAAGCTCTCATCCAATATACCCATCCCTTTGTCTCTGTTGATCTGCACATGATGGCCAATGCTTTCAAGACTAATGTAGCTGGGTTGGAAAAGGAACTTGAAGCCTTAATTACTGAGAATGAAATTCAG GCTCGAATAGATTCTCATAATAAGATACTTTATGCAAGGCATGCTGATCAGAGAAATGCCACCTTTCAGAGAGTCCTGCAGACCGGTAGGGAATTTGATCGAGATGTGAAAGCTATGCTTTTGAGAACAAGCCTTCtgaagtacgaatacaaccatAGATCAAGAAAACATTGA
- the LOC115995611 gene encoding probable methyltransferase PMT13: protein MANPSFPASKRNSRQWRLLDVLSAAFFAAVLVFFFFVLTWLGDSPASSENTPPLRSSVDPQQRSRAVELVQSGQLASPIQACSADFVDHMPCEDPRINSQLSREMNYYRERHCPLPEQTPLCLIPPPEGYRVPVHWPESLHKIWHENMPYNKIADRKGHQGWMKREGPYFIFPGGGTMFPDGAIQYIKKLKQYIPIGGGVLRTALDMGCGVASFGGYLLAEDMLTFSFAPRDSHKSQIQFALERGVPALVAMLGTRRLPFPAFAFDLVHCSRCLIPFSAYNATYFIEVDRLLRPGGYFVISGPPVQWPKEDKQWAELQAVAKSMCYEQVVVEGNTAIWKKPNGDACFPNQNEFGIELCDSDDPSIAWYFKLKRCVSRTSSVKGQYAVGTIPKWPQRLMKTSRATALENGEDVFEADSKRWESTVAYYKQSLNLKLGTPAVRNVMDMNAFLGGFAAALISDPVWVMNVVPAHSPLTLDAIYDRGLIGVYHDWCEPFSTYPRTYDLIHVAAIDSLTKDHNSGNSRCNLVDLMVEIDRMLRPEGTVVIRDSPEVINRTVHIAQAMRWTSSIHEKESGTPGMEKILVATKKLWKLSSASL, encoded by the exons ATGGCTAATCCGAGCTTTCCGGCATCCAAGCGAAATTCGCGGCAATGGCGACTGCTGGACGTGTTGTCGGCGGCCTTCTTCGCGGCGGTgttagttttcttcttcttcgtcttgACGTGGCTGGGTGACTCCCCTGCGTCGTCGGAGAATACGCCGCCGCTCCGCTCCTCCGTCGATCCTCAACAGCGCAGCCGAGCCGTGGAGCTCGTCCAGTCGGGGCAGCTGGCTTCGCCGATCCAGGCTTGCTCTGCTGATTTCGTGGACCACATGCCCTGCGAGGACCCTAGAATTAACAGCCAGCTTAGTAGAGAGATGAACTATTACAGGGAGAGGCATTGTCCGTTGCCTGAGCAAACTCCGCTCTGCTTGATTCCACCGCCGGAAGGGTACCGCGTTCCTGTCCACTGGCCGGAAAGTTTGCACAAA ATATGGCATGAGAACATGCCTTACAATAAAATAGCTGACAGGAAGGGGCACCAAGGATGGATGAAAAGGGAGGGTCCTTACTTCATCTTTCCTGGTGGTGGCACTATGTTTCCAGATGGAGCCATACAATATATCAAGAAACTTAAGCAATATATTCCTATAGGTGGTGGTGTTTTGAGGACTGCTCTTGATATGGGATGTGGG GTTGCCAGTTTTGGTGGTTACCTACTTGCTGAAGACATGTTGACGTTTTCTTTTGCTCCAAGAGATTCACATAAATCTCAAATACAATTTGCCTTGGAACGAGGAGTACCAGCCCTTGTTGCCATGCTTGGGACTCGCAGGCTTCCATTTCCTGCTTTCGCATTTGATTTGGTGCATTGTTCTCGGTGCTTGATTCCTTTTTCGGCATATA ATGCAACATACTTCATTGAAGTTGATCGATTACTTCGTCCGGGAGGCTACTTTGTCATCTCTGGTCCTCCGGTGCAGTGGCCTAAAGAAGATAAGCAATGGGCAGAGCTCCAAGCTGTGGCTAAATCAATGTGTTATGAACAGGTTGTTGTGGAAGGAAACACTGCCATCTGGAAAAAGCCCAATGGGGATGCATGTTTTCCAAACCAAAATGAATTTGGGATAGAATTGTGCGACTCTGATGACCCGAGCATTGCCTG GTATTTCAAGCTGAAAAGATGTGTCAGCAGGACATCTTCTGTGAAAGGACAATATGCTGTTGGTACAATACCAAAATGGCCACAGAGGCTGATGAAAACTTCAAGAGCCACTGCATTAGAAAATGGAGAGGATGTTTTTGAAGCTGACAGTAAAAGATGGGAAAGCACAGTAGCATATTATAAGCAATCATTAAACTTGAAACTAGGAACTCCAGCTGTACGAAATGTCATGGACATGAATGCGTTTTTGGGAGGCTTTGCTGCAGCATTAATATCTGATCCTGTTTGGGTGATGAATGTTGTTCCTGCTCATAGTCCTTTAACTCTCGATGCCATTTATGATAGAGGACTTATTGGAGTTTACCATGATTG GTGTGAGCCTTTCTCAACTTACCCTCGGACTTATGATCTAATTCATGTCGCTGCTATTGATTCCCTCACGAAAGATCATAATTCTGGCAACAGCAG GTGTAACCTAGTGGATTTGATGGTGGAAATCGATAGAATGTTGCGACCAGAAGGAACAGTTGTCATCCGGGATTCACCCGAGGTGATAAATAGGACAGTACACATCGCTCAGGCTATGCGGTGGACCTCAAGCATTCACGAGAAAGAGTCCGGGACACCTGGGATGGAGAAAATCCTGGTAGCAACAAAGAAACTTTGGAAGCTATCTTCAGCATCCCTTTAG
- the LOC115996674 gene encoding E3 ubiquitin-protein ligase At1g63170-like, with translation MARAPDDETANVNVNSGGEGNDGVDTTPLLGDQIFRSRRFMRRPPSLRGAARFLRRASSRRMMREPSMRVREAAAEQIEERQSDWAYSKPIVLLDLFWNLAFVVVSVSVLVMSRDESPMMPLRLWIVGYDFQCVLHIVCVCLEYRRRNQLPSSPENLNSRRSASGNWSGGNSSSGSDGESGDYGSDTRQNEDEDETSTAKHLESANTMFSFIWWIIGFYWVSAGGERLPQDSPQLYWLCITFLAFDVFFVVICVAVACVIGIAVCCCLPCIIAILYAVADQEGATKEDIERLPKYKFKKLGDFEKQNGEIQESFGGVMTECDTDSPIEHVLPPEDAECCICLCAYDDGVELRELPCRHHFHCACIDKWLYINATCPLCKFNILKNDNQSNSEDV, from the exons ATGGCGAGAGCTCCGGACGACGAGACTGCCAACGTGAACGTGAATTCCGGCGGAGAAGGTAACGATGGAGTCGATACGACGCCTTTGCTGGGCGACCAGATCTTTCGAAGCCGGAGATTTATGCGCCGTCCGCCCAGCCTACGAGGGGCGGCTCGCTTCCTGAGGCGCGCCAGCAGCAGGAGGATGATGCGCGAGCCGTCTATGCGGGTGCGCGAGGCGGCGGCCGAGCAAATCGAGGAGAGGCAGAGCGATTGGGCCTACTCCAAACCTATTGTGCTTCTCGATCTCTTCTGGAATTTAGCTTTCGTCGTCGTCTCGGTATCCGTGCTAGTGATGAGCCGTGACGAGTCCCCTATGATGCCGCTCAGGCTCTGGATTGTCGGGTATGATTTCCAGTGTGTGCTCCACATAGTTTGTGTTTGCCTGGAGTATAGACGGCGTAACCAGCTCCCAAGTTCGCCTGAAAACCTGAATTCCCGCCGTAGCGCCAGCGGGAATTGGAGCGGTGGGAATTCGAGCTCCGGAAGTGATGGAGAGTCTGGTGATTATGGGTCGGACACGCGTCagaatgaggatgaggatgaaacTAG TACTGCAAAGCATCTGGAGTCTGCAAATACAATGTTCTCATTCATTTGGTGGATAATTGGATTCTATTGGGTATCTGCTGGTGGTGAAAGGTTGCCTCAAGATTCCCCTCAGCTTTACTG GCTCTGCATAACATTTTTGGCATTTgatgtattttttgttgttatCTGCGTTGCTGTGGCATGTGTCATTGGAATTGCTGTTTGCTGTTGTCTTCCATGTATAATTGCAATCTTATATGCAGTAGCAGATCAG GAAGGAGCAACAAAGGAAGACATTGAACGACTGCcaaagtacaaattcaaaaaacttGGTGATTTTGAGAAACAAAATGGTGAGATTCAAGAATCCTTTGGAGGAGTAATGACTGAATGTGATACTGATTCTCCTATTGAACATGTTCTCCCTCCGGAAGATGCT gAATGTTGCATTTGCCTATGTGCGTATGATGATGGCGTGGAATTGCGTGAGCTCCCATGTCGTCACCATTTCCACTGTGCCTGCATTGACAAGTGGCTATACATAAATGCCACGTGTCCTCTTTGCAAGTTCAATATACTCAAAAATGACAACCAAAGCAATAGTGAAGATGTGTAA
- the LOC115996673 gene encoding shaggy-related protein kinase epsilon-like, translating to MDVVRRFKTTASSRNLASDPGGDLAIRKGKDEQEVDKPVTGEEEQCSTAPKQDKASTSQEPTTSTSNVAEDNNKDMEPSVVSGKGTEPGQIIVTTVGGSNGQPKKKLSYMADRAVGSGSFGVVFQAKCLETGETVAIKKVLQDKRYKNRELQILRMFDHPNVVQMKHCFYSTTDRNEVYLNLVMEYVPETVHRVSRHYSRMNHHMPTIYVQLYIYQICRALSYIHNVIGVCHRDIKPQNLLVNPHTHQLKVCDFGSAKILVPGEPNISYICSRYYRAPELIFGATDYTSSIDMWSVGCVMAELLLGQPIFPGESSVDLLVEIIKVLGTPTKEEIKCMNPNYKEFKFPQVKAHPWNKVFQKKMPPEALDLVSKMLQYSPTTRCTALEACAHPFFDSLREPNVCLPNGKPLPPLFNYSPQELAGASADLRNRLIPEHLRK from the exons ATGGATGTGGTGCGTCGTTTCAAGACCACTGCTTCCAGTCGCAATTTGGCTTCAGATCCC GGAGGGGATCTTGCCATAAGGAAGGGCAAGGATGAACAAGAAGTTGATAAGCCAGTCACCGGGGAAGAAGAACAATGCAGTACTGCACCAAAGCAGGATAAAGCTTCTACATCTCAGGAACCTACCACGAGCACATCGAATGTTGCTGAGGACAACAATAAG GATATGGAGCCTTCTGTTGTTAGTGGTAAAGGAACAGAACCAGGTCAGATCATTGTAACTACTGTGGGTGGTTCTAATGGACAACCGAAAAAG AAGTTGTCTTACATGGCAGACCGTGCAGTCGGTTCTGGTTCTTTCGGAGTTGTTTTTCAg GCCAAGTGCCTTGAAACTGGTGAAACAGTTGCGATAAAGAAGGTGCTACAGGACAAGAGGTACAAGAATAGGGAGCTCCAGATCTTGCGCATGTTTGATCATCCTAACGTTGTTCAGATGAAGCATTGCTTCTATTCGACAACCGATAGGAATGAAGTTTACCTTAACCTTGTTATGGAGTATGTTCCTGAGACTGTCCACAGAGTTTCTAGGCACTATAGCAGAATGAACCATCACATGCCCACTATATATgtgcaactatatatataccag ATTTGCCGAGCTCTAAGTTATATACACAACGTTATTGGTGTGTGTCACCGTGACATCAAACCACAGAATCTATTG GTTAATCCTCACACACACCAGCTAAAGGTTTGTGATTTTGGGAGTGCAAAGATATTG GTGCCTGGTGAGccaaatatttcatacatttgCTCACGCTACTATAGGGCGCCAGAATTGATCTTTGGAGCTACAGATTATACATCTTCGATTGACATGTGGTCTGTTGGTTGTGTCATGGCTGAGTTACTTCTTGGACAG CCTATATTTCCTGGTGAAAGCAGCGTCGACTTGCTGGTAGAAATCATTAAG GTTTTGGGAACACCGACTAAGGAGGAGATTAAATGCATGAACCCAAACTACAAAGAGTTCAAGTTTCCACAAGTTAAAGCTCATCCTTGGAACAAGGTGTTTCAGAAAAAAATGCCCCCCGAGGCACTGGATCTCGTGTCAAAGATGCTTCAGTACTCACCAACGACTCGTTGTACTGCT TTGGAAGCCTGTGCACATCCTTTCTTTGATTCTCTGAGGGAGCCAAATGTATGCTTGCCAAATGGAAAACCTTTGCCTCCTCTCTTCAACTATAGTCCCCAAG AGCTCGCTGGGGCGTCTGCTGATCTGCGAAACCGCCTTATTCCCGAACACCTCAGGAAATGA
- the LOC115996248 gene encoding uncharacterized protein LOC115996248 isoform X2: MIGKMAECGGGNAVDILSAEDWLLRAQELVPVALETARGVRGFPGRWKMIISKLEQIPSRLSDLSSHPCFLKNALCKEQLLAVTKTLNEAIELAGMCVKEKYDGKLQMQSDLDTLSGKLDLNLRDCGILIKTGVLGEVTLSSAAASTSIRSNLRELLARLQIGHLEAKHRALDSLLEAMKEDEKNVLAVLGHSNIAALIQLLTATSPQIREKTVRIFCSLAESGCCEKLLVSESVLPPLIRLVESGTPLAKEKATVSLQRLSMSTETAQSIIGYGGVRPLIEICQTGDSVSQAAAACTLKNVSAVPDVQRVLAEEGVVKVMISLLNCGILLGSKEHAAECLQNLSSGNDDLKRHIISEGGVQSLLVYLDGPLPQESAVGALKNLVSSISIELLISLSVLPRLVHVLKSGSPGAQQASATAICRICTSAVTKKTVGEAGCIPLLVKTLEAKANSTREVAARALYTLMTVAYNCREVKKDDRSVPNLVQLLDPSPQNSAKKYAVSCLTLLTSSRNCKRLMVSYGAIGYLKKLTEMDVPGANTLLQLLERGKLRSLFSRK, encoded by the coding sequence ATGATCGGAAAAATGGCTGAATGTGGAGGGGGGAATGCTGTCGATATATTATCAGCTGAAGATTGGTTGTTGCGAGCACAAGAGCTTGTTCCAGTGGCACTGGAGACTGCACGAGGGGTTAGAGGATTCCCGGGGAGGTGGAAGATGATAATTTCAAAATTGGAGCAGATTCCATCGAGGTTGTCGGATTTGTCTAGCCATCCTTGCTTCTTAAAGAACGCCCTATGTAAAGAGCAGCTGCTGGCAGTAACGAAGACACTGAACGAAGCAATTGAGCTAGCTGGGATGTGTGTGAAAGAAAAGTACGACGGAAAGCTTCAGATGCAAAGTGATTTAGACACTTTGTCCGGGAAATTGGACTTAAATTTGCGTGATTGTGGGATTTTGATTAAAACGGGAGTGCTTGGTGAAGTTACTCTATCGTCGGCTGCTGCAAGCACTTCCATTCGCAGCAATTTAAGGGAATTGCTTGCCCGTCTTCAAATAGGTCATTTGGAGGCTAAACATAGAGCTCTCGATAGCCTCCTAGAAGCCATGAAAGAGGATGAAAAGAATGTTCTTGCTGTCTTAGGGCATAGCAATATTGCAGCTCTAATCCAATTGCTTACTGCTACTTCGCCTCAGATAAGAGAAAAAACAGTCAGAATATTTTGCTCGCTTGCAGAGTCGGGATGCTGTGAAAAATTGCTCGTTTCGGAAAGTGTACTCCCCCCTCTTATACGCCTTGTTGAATCCGGTACTCCCTTGGCTAAAGAGAAGGCTACCGTTTCTCTTCAGAGACTGTCAATGTCAACAGAAACCGCTCAATCAATCATTGGGTATGGAGGCGTTAGGCCTCTGATTGAAATCTGTCAAACGGGTGATTCTGTTTCACAGGCTGCTGCTGCTTGTACTTTGAAAAACGTATCTGCTGTGCCAGATGTGCAACGAGTCCTAGCTGAAGAAGGCGTTGTTAAAGTAATGATCAGTCTTCTCAATTGTGGCATTCTTCTCGGGTCGAAAGAACACGCTGCTGAATGCTTGCAAAATCTTTCCTCGGGCAATGATGATCTTAAACGACATATTATATCCGAGGGTGGAGTCCAAAGCCTGCTCGTGTATTTGGATGGCCCGTTGCCTCAAGAATCAGCGGTTGGGGCATTGAAAAATTTGGTCAGCTCCATTTCCATCGAGCTATTAATTTCACTCAGTGTCCTCCCGAGGTTAGTTCATGTACTCAAATCGGGATCACCTGGTGCACAGCAAGCGTCTGCTACTGCAATCTGCAGAATCTGCACATCTGCTGTCACGAAAAAGACAGTAGGCGAGGCGGGATGCATTCCTCTTCTCGTTAAAACATTAGAGGCGAAAGCAAACAGCACGAGGGAGGTAGCTGCTCGAGCGCTCTATACCCTGATGACCGTAGCATATAATTGCAGAGAAGTGAAGAAGGACGATAGAAGCGTGCCAAATTTGGTGCAATTGCTCGATCCAAGTCCTCAAAACAGCGCCAAAAAGTATGCAGTCTCGTGTCTTACGTTGCTTACCTCGAGCAGGAACTGCAAGAGGCTGATGGTTTCGTATGGAGCTATCGGTTATCTCAAGAAGCTCACCGAGATGGATGTTCCGGGAGCCAATACGCTACTCCAGCTTTTGGAAAGAGGGAAACTGAGAAGTTTGTTTAGCAGAAAATAA
- the LOC115996248 gene encoding uncharacterized protein LOC115996248 isoform X1 — protein MYLYCAASLTTSKLFCYPVTHFFAQKLSYIFTVLCSIGRSLVMIGKMAECGGGNAVDILSAEDWLLRAQELVPVALETARGVRGFPGRWKMIISKLEQIPSRLSDLSSHPCFLKNALCKEQLLAVTKTLNEAIELAGMCVKEKYDGKLQMQSDLDTLSGKLDLNLRDCGILIKTGVLGEVTLSSAAASTSIRSNLRELLARLQIGHLEAKHRALDSLLEAMKEDEKNVLAVLGHSNIAALIQLLTATSPQIREKTVRIFCSLAESGCCEKLLVSESVLPPLIRLVESGTPLAKEKATVSLQRLSMSTETAQSIIGYGGVRPLIEICQTGDSVSQAAAACTLKNVSAVPDVQRVLAEEGVVKVMISLLNCGILLGSKEHAAECLQNLSSGNDDLKRHIISEGGVQSLLVYLDGPLPQESAVGALKNLVSSISIELLISLSVLPRLVHVLKSGSPGAQQASATAICRICTSAVTKKTVGEAGCIPLLVKTLEAKANSTREVAARALYTLMTVAYNCREVKKDDRSVPNLVQLLDPSPQNSAKKYAVSCLTLLTSSRNCKRLMVSYGAIGYLKKLTEMDVPGANTLLQLLERGKLRSLFSRK, from the coding sequence TTCTTTGCAGCATAGGCAGAAGTTTGGTAATGATCGGAAAAATGGCTGAATGTGGAGGGGGGAATGCTGTCGATATATTATCAGCTGAAGATTGGTTGTTGCGAGCACAAGAGCTTGTTCCAGTGGCACTGGAGACTGCACGAGGGGTTAGAGGATTCCCGGGGAGGTGGAAGATGATAATTTCAAAATTGGAGCAGATTCCATCGAGGTTGTCGGATTTGTCTAGCCATCCTTGCTTCTTAAAGAACGCCCTATGTAAAGAGCAGCTGCTGGCAGTAACGAAGACACTGAACGAAGCAATTGAGCTAGCTGGGATGTGTGTGAAAGAAAAGTACGACGGAAAGCTTCAGATGCAAAGTGATTTAGACACTTTGTCCGGGAAATTGGACTTAAATTTGCGTGATTGTGGGATTTTGATTAAAACGGGAGTGCTTGGTGAAGTTACTCTATCGTCGGCTGCTGCAAGCACTTCCATTCGCAGCAATTTAAGGGAATTGCTTGCCCGTCTTCAAATAGGTCATTTGGAGGCTAAACATAGAGCTCTCGATAGCCTCCTAGAAGCCATGAAAGAGGATGAAAAGAATGTTCTTGCTGTCTTAGGGCATAGCAATATTGCAGCTCTAATCCAATTGCTTACTGCTACTTCGCCTCAGATAAGAGAAAAAACAGTCAGAATATTTTGCTCGCTTGCAGAGTCGGGATGCTGTGAAAAATTGCTCGTTTCGGAAAGTGTACTCCCCCCTCTTATACGCCTTGTTGAATCCGGTACTCCCTTGGCTAAAGAGAAGGCTACCGTTTCTCTTCAGAGACTGTCAATGTCAACAGAAACCGCTCAATCAATCATTGGGTATGGAGGCGTTAGGCCTCTGATTGAAATCTGTCAAACGGGTGATTCTGTTTCACAGGCTGCTGCTGCTTGTACTTTGAAAAACGTATCTGCTGTGCCAGATGTGCAACGAGTCCTAGCTGAAGAAGGCGTTGTTAAAGTAATGATCAGTCTTCTCAATTGTGGCATTCTTCTCGGGTCGAAAGAACACGCTGCTGAATGCTTGCAAAATCTTTCCTCGGGCAATGATGATCTTAAACGACATATTATATCCGAGGGTGGAGTCCAAAGCCTGCTCGTGTATTTGGATGGCCCGTTGCCTCAAGAATCAGCGGTTGGGGCATTGAAAAATTTGGTCAGCTCCATTTCCATCGAGCTATTAATTTCACTCAGTGTCCTCCCGAGGTTAGTTCATGTACTCAAATCGGGATCACCTGGTGCACAGCAAGCGTCTGCTACTGCAATCTGCAGAATCTGCACATCTGCTGTCACGAAAAAGACAGTAGGCGAGGCGGGATGCATTCCTCTTCTCGTTAAAACATTAGAGGCGAAAGCAAACAGCACGAGGGAGGTAGCTGCTCGAGCGCTCTATACCCTGATGACCGTAGCATATAATTGCAGAGAAGTGAAGAAGGACGATAGAAGCGTGCCAAATTTGGTGCAATTGCTCGATCCAAGTCCTCAAAACAGCGCCAAAAAGTATGCAGTCTCGTGTCTTACGTTGCTTACCTCGAGCAGGAACTGCAAGAGGCTGATGGTTTCGTATGGAGCTATCGGTTATCTCAAGAAGCTCACCGAGATGGATGTTCCGGGAGCCAATACGCTACTCCAGCTTTTGGAAAGAGGGAAACTGAGAAGTTTGTTTAGCAGAAAATAA